Part of the Penicillium digitatum chromosome 4, complete sequence genome is shown below.
GCAAGGAGGATAATatcaagaagttcaaggCTAGAAGACGTGCATTCTCGGTGGTAAGCAGTCATAACTGTTGACCGGTACCCCGCGGTAGAAAGTACAGCAAGCTGATCTTCGACTGGGTACAGGGGTTGAGCGACTACAGCCGCGAAGATATCAATCAATTCTTTGGAACCTTGCCATCTCGACGCGGTAGCCATGGTACGTTTATCATATTTTCGGATATGTGGTCAGTGCAAGAGCTGAGGGCAGTGGACAGATGAGGCATCAGGACAACCTCGAAAGTTCCTTATTGAGGTGGATGAAACGCTTGCAGCTCTCTTGAAGCAGGAGGATACGGACCAGAATATGCAGATTACCATCGAGGACTTGGGACCTAAGGTATGTTTGAGGGTGTCGAACATCGAGGACGACTGCTAATCAATGTAGGTGCTCTCGGTCGGAACTGCAGCATCCTCCGGACATAAGCGAGTTGATGTGCGGGGCACATACATGCTCTCCAATCTTCTGCAAGAGCTTACAATTGCCAAAGACTACGGTCGCAAGCACATCATCCTTGATGAAGCACGACTGAGCGAAAATCCAGTAGCGCGGCTATCTCGTCTAATCAAGAACTCCTTTTGGAAGGCTCTCACAAGACGCATCGATGGATCCAACATTGAGGTGGCAGGTCGAGACCCCAAAGATTGGACTGCGGATCCACGACCGCGGATCTATGTCCCGCCAGGCGCTCCGGTGCAGTTTGAATATTACGAGCGGATTGCGAAAGATCACCCCGAGCTACGTCTCGATGTGCAGATGCTGCCGGCTGTAATCACACCCGATTATGTGATGGAACTCAATGACAATCCCGGCCTCCTTGCACTAGCTATGGAGAAGAAGCTCAACGAATCGACCGGGGAGACTGATTTGGTCGGTGTGCCGTTCGTAGTGCCGGGCGGTCGGTTCAATGAACTGTACGGCTGGGATAGCTACATGGAGTCCTTGGGGCTGCTCGTCAGCGACCGCGTCGACCTTGCTAAGGGCATGGTAATCAATTTCTGTTTCGAGATCAAGCACTATGGCAAGATTCTCAACGCAAATCGATCTTACTACCTCACTCGCTCGCAACCGCCCTTCCTAACCGACATGGCACTGCGTGTCTATGAAAGAATCAAAACCGAGCCTGATTCAAAAGAGTTCTTGCGCAATGCTGTCCTCGCTGCTATCAAGGAGTACAACAGCGTCTGGGTTACCGCGCCTCGCCTTGATCCAGAGTCTGGCCTGTCAAGGTATCGCCCCGAAGGTTGGGGCGTGCCTCCAGAGACCGAGCCCTCTCACTTCGTGCACATTCTCAACCCATACGCCAAGAAGCATGGAATGACCTTCGCTGAATTCGTCAAAGCTTACAACTCTAGGACCATCCTCGAGCCCAAACTCGACGAGTACTTCATGCACGACCGAGCCGTCCGCGAGTCTGGTCACGACACCAGCTACCGTTTGGAGGGCGTGTGTGGAGACCTCGCCACAGTCGACCTCAACTCTCTGCTGTACAAATACGAAGTCGACATCGCACGGATCATCCGCGTGCACTTCAACGACAAGCTCCCAATCCCAGCAGAGTTCCGCACCCCTCAAACCAAGGACATCGAAACCGAGTCCTCTGCAGTCTGGGACCGGCGTGCGCGCAAGCGCAAGCAGCGCATGGATCAGCTACTCTGGGACTCGGAGAAGGGCATGTACTTCGACTACGACACAGCCAAGAAGGAGCGCACCGATTACGAAACCGCCACAACCTTCTGGGCAATGTGGGCTGGTCTCGCGTCTCCTGCACAAGCAGCTGTTATGGTCGAAAAGGCCCTACCCCGCTTCGAGGCGTTCGGCGGCTTGGTCTCTGGCACTGAGGAGTCGCGTGGCGCGGTGGGCTTGGAGCGCCCCAACCGGCAGTGGGATTACCCATATGGTTGGGCGCCACAGCAGATGCTTGCCTGGACGGCCTTCCTCCGCTACGGCTACCAGGAGGAGGCAGAGCGGCTAGCGTACAAGTGGGTGTACATGATCACCAAGGCGTTTGTCGACTTCAACGGCGTTGTCGTGGAGAAGTATGATGTCACTCGTCCTATTGATCCGCACCGGGTCGATGCCGAGTATGGCAATCAGGGCACGGACTTCAAGGGAGCTCCACGTGAAGGGTATGTTCTTGTCTTCTCTACCTTTTGTTGAGAACTTGGGTGCTAATTCGATTGCAGATTCGGCTGGGTGAATGCCAGTTATGTCTACGGGCTGGAGATTCTCAATGCCCACATGAAACGTTCGTTGGGAACAATCACTCCGTACGAGACGTACCACCGGGCAGTCGTGGCTCAGGATGCATACTGATTGAATGTTGGGTTGCTGTTCCAGTCAAAAATTGGTGCACAGATTGTGTGGGAGTGAGCAGCCAAGACAGGAGTAGAAAAACTCAGGTAGAAGGGAGCGAGATCTTGGATCAAGACATCAGCGGGCAATATTTTCAGGTCAAGCGTTGGTTTCGGGTTTGATTTGGCTTTTGGTCTTTCCCTTTTCGCACAAGAAGACCCATCAAACTAGCAAAAAGAATGGACGTCAATTTGAATCCTCGCTTCATGGTACATCTAGATGTGCTAGTAGAGGTATGCTTCGTGCTTGCCACGATTCGTTACATACTTCGGGTCACTGAAATCCCCGCCAAACGAGCTAGGCTGCCTGTAGTACACCCCGGAACCACAAACCACAAACCACAGCGAAGATACGCCGATGAGTACCTCGGCAGAGCAATACTTCCCCGACCGAAAAAAAGACCGCATCTCAGAGATCCCGAAGGCGTCATTGTCTGTTATAGGGCTCTCGGACAAGAGATCGAAAACAAACGGGTGCGGAGCTGAAGATCCCTTATTTTCCCGAGGTAGTTTTCGTGAGGTCTAGGGCTGAAGGAATTAGAGTGTGCGTACATGCACTTGTTTCTAGGTAGGTATTTGGTCTTTTTTGCTCCAATTCTGATATCGGTGTGGACAATGTCTTCGGTTGTCTCCTTGAGCCATTCCACGCTTATCTGACCTCTAATTTTCATTCGTGGATAAGGCCAACCCCTGACACTATAGGTGTTTTTGATATCTCTTACACTATAAAGATGCCTGGTTTCATGTTTTGCTTCCAGACCCTGGTTGCATTGTACCCCGTATAGTTCCTGATCTGCAAGTCTTATCGGTGCATGCGGTTAGTTTGACAGAGCTCCGTTGTGCCGAGGTTCAACTCATAGGGCGGGtttgagtttttttttttttttttctttgatcAACCGGGTGGAATGCGTGTGATTGGAAAGATGTATGTGTGTATATATACTTTGGGAGCACGTAAAGAGTGTTTCGGCCTAATTTCGTATAGATGCTAGTCCTGTGATATATCCACATACATGGACCGCATGGTGGACTGAAAAGTGGTGGATTATCAAGAGAATGGGAAACAGTGTAACTTAAGTTGCCTCTATATAAGATGGACTTAGGTCAATGCGGATAGTATCGATAGAACAATTGAACCACAAAAGGCAAGTACCGAAAACCGTCACAACGATCATTAACATTGTCGAAACCAAATGTGAAGAACAGCTGGACAGCTGGATCTTGAGGACTGCCCGGTGGAGACCCGCCGAATACCGGGGCATGACAAGACAGCAAGGATGACTCAGATATTGTTCCTGGACGTCTTCCCCCCCGAGTGAGTTTTTTCATCAGCCGGAAAGTAACACGCACAGAGTATTACGGAGAGATCCTGGCCTAGTCAATTTCAGACTATTCCCTCCTGATCAATATGCTCGAAGTGTAGTTGATGCATGTGAAAATTACCTTACGAAGCATCTCGTATTGTCGCGGTAACGGCATGTGTCTTCGACGTCATCCGATTTCGACTGAACATCAAACATTGACCATCATGAGTGAACAATCAAGGAGGGGAAGATGACCTCAAAAGCCTGGAATGAAATGGTCTTTCCATTCCAGTGAGATGCCGATTCTCGTTACACCGAATAGAGGATTTGGTCCAGTTAGCAGTGGCAAAGGCTTGTCCCATTAGACCGAGGATCAGAGCCTGGATCCTCTCTCCCGAGCCCAGTTGTACCCGCATTCCGCCTTTCGGAGCACTCTGCCCGTGAAAGACTCAGTGAGATGAACGAGGGTACCTAGGCAATTAGAAGTATTGGTCTGATTCCCGGTGAGCCGAGCGTTTACCGACTGTGACGCATTCGAATGTTTAAATAAGTGCCCCGGGTTTTCTGTCTGGTAATCGCTTTCTTCATTTAATCATAGCTTCTGTTCTCTTCACTTGGCTTgtttttcgtttctttttcGTTTCGTTTCTACTTGGAATAGCATTGGAATAGTTGTGACATTTTCCACGGAATAAACTTTCTGGCGATATTGGTACATCTTTTCGGTTTTGTACCCCAAAGTCATGGGTCTGCACGAAGATGAGGACCGCCAGTTTGCGGAGGAGGTCCAGGCCGTTCAGAACTGGTGGAAAGACTCTCGCTGGCGCTACACCAAGCGGCCTTTCACCGCTGAGCAGATTGTGGCCAAGCGTGGTAACCTGAAGATCGAGTACCCGTCCAATGTGCAAGCAAAGAAGCTCTGGGGTATTATTGAGTCCAACTTCCAGGTAAGTTAAGCTGGGAACTATCGCGATCTACAACTGTAGAGATGCTAAATTTGCACCTCACACACAGAACAAGCAGGCCAGCTATACCTACGGGTGTCTTGAGCCTACCATGATCACTCAAATGTGCAAGTTCCTCGACACTATTTACGTCTCGGGCTGGCAGAGTTCATCGACTGCTTCGTCGACTGACGAGCCCTCCCCCGATCTGGCTGATTACCCCATGGTACGTAGGATATACCGGTGAGATCAAAAGTTGGCGCATACTGACAAGTACCACCCAGGATACCGTGCCTCGCAAGGTGAACCAGTTGTTCATGGCACAGCTCTTCCATGACCGGAAACAGCGTGAGGAGCGCGTTACTACCCCCGCAGGGCAGCGAGAAAACGTTGCCAACGTCGACTACCTGCGACCCATTATCGCTGATGCCGACACCGGACATGGCGGTCTGACTGCCGTCATGAAGCTGACCAAGCTGTTCGTCGAGCGTGGTGCCGCCGGTATCCACATCGAAGATCAGGCCCCCGGCACGAAGAAGTGTGGCCACATGGCCGGCAAGGTCCTCGTTCCCATCAGCGAGCATATCAACCGCCTGGTTGCTATCCGCGCCCAGGCTGATATCATGGGCTCCGATCTCCTGGCCATTGCCCGCACCGACTCCGAGGCCGCCACCCTCATCACATCGACCAT
Proteins encoded:
- a CDS encoding Neutral trehalase; this translates as MSSPEGRTRSGSSSTDPFSNPDVYYGKEDNIKKFKARRRAFSVGLSDYSREDINQFFGTLPSRRGSHDEASGQPRKFLIEVDETLAALLKQEDTDQNMQITIEDLGPKVLSVGTAASSGHKRVDVRGTYMLSNLLQELTIAKDYGRKHIILDEARLSENPVARLSRLIKNSFWKALTRRIDGSNIEVAGRDPKDWTADPRPRIYVPPGAPVQFEYYERIAKDHPELRLDVQMLPAVITPDYVMELNDNPGLLALAMEKKLNESTGETDLVGVPFVVPGGRFNELYGWDSYMESLGLLVSDRVDLAKGMVINFCFEIKHYGKILNANRSYYLTRSQPPFLTDMALRVYERIKTEPDSKEFLRNAVLAAIKEYNSVWVTAPRLDPESGLSRYRPEGWGVPPETEPSHFVHILNPYAKKHGMTFAEFVKAYNSRTILEPKLDEYFMHDRAVRESGHDTSYRLEGVCGDLATVDLNSLLYKYEVDIARIIRVHFNDKLPIPAEFRTPQTKDIETESSAVWDRRARKRKQRMDQLLWDSEKGMYFDYDTAKKERTDYETATTFWAMWAGLASPAQAAVMVEKALPRFEAFGGLVSGTEESRGAVGLERPNRQWDYPYGWAPQQMLAWTAFLRYGYQEEAERLAYKWVYMITKAFVDFNGVVVEKYDVTRPIDPHRVDAEYGNQGTDFKGAPREGFGWVNASYVYGLEILNAHMKRSLGTITPYETYHRAVVAQDAY